One window from the genome of Elaeis guineensis isolate ETL-2024a chromosome 5, EG11, whole genome shotgun sequence encodes:
- the LOC105045479 gene encoding heat stress transcription factor B-4, producing MAFLVERCGEMMVSVDSHKPVPAPFLTKTYQLVDDPCTDHIVSWGEDETTFVVWRPPEFARDLLPNYFKHNNFSSFVRQLNTYGFRKIVADRWEFANEFFRKGEKHLLSEIHRRKTPQVPHHYQYNHQHYHQSPPPFHSPDEMTSWIEPPLTLRSGDAEFLSALSEDNQRLRRKNSLLLSELTHMKKLYNDIIHFIQNHVTPIPPEQRLLNPRPGRLIELAPDDDQPQSPSRLQKLFTKNRRSVTINGESDSTVKLFGVSIHGKKRLHSEAAGGEDSNASH from the exons ATGGCTTTCTTGGTGGAGAGATGTGGTGAGATGATGGTTTCTGTGGACTCTCACAAGCCAGTTCCTGCACCCTTCCTGACCAAGACCTATCAGCTCGTTGATGATCCTTGCACTGATCACATTGTATCCTGGGGTGAAGATGAAACCACCTTTGTGGTGTGGAGACCTCCGGAATTTGCAAGGGATCTCCTGCCCAACTATTTCAAGCACAACAACTTCTCAAGCTTTGTGAGGCAGCTAAACACCTAT GGATTCAGAAAGATTGTTGCAGATAGGTGGGAGTTTGCAAATGAGTTCTTCAGAAAAGGAGAGAAGCATTTACTTTCTGAGATACACAGAAGGAAAACCCCTCAGGTCCCTCATCACTACCAATACAACCACCAACACTACCATCAATCACCACCTCCTTTCCACAGTCCAGATGAAATGACCAGCTGGATTGAGCCACCCTTAACTCTCCGCAGTGGTGATGCCGAGTTCCTCTCAGCTCTTTCAGAGGATAATCAGAGACTTAGGAGAAAGAACTCCCTCCTCTTGTCAGAGCTCACCCACATGAAAAAGCTCTACAATGACATCATTCACTTCATCCAAAACCATGTCACCCCAATACCCCCTGAACAAAGGCTTCTGAACCCAAGACCCGGTAGACTTATAGAACTGGCTCCTGATGATGATCAACCTCAATCTCCTTCAAGGCTCCAAAAGCTCTTTACAAAAAATCGACGCTCGGTGACCATCAATGGGGAGTCGGACAGCACTGTCAAGCTCTTTGGTGTTTCCATCCATGGCAAGAAGAGACTGCACTCCGAGGCAGCCGGCGGCGAGGATTCAAATGCAAGTCATTAG
- the LOC140858042 gene encoding uncharacterized protein has translation MTHTHQDGTFVRDESRDLYERATSLIAEHDDESAASTQQSHIEAEVFTELMGPERYGRVRGYGVGVTPTQLSEVSRYTQHAAADAQDSRVRRLEAEIQEIRQSRAAEMEEMRQSRAEMQAMRGQIDHLTSLLEMYGSSQAPGTSGTRRDSGTSRGDNDDHPPAD, from the exons atgactcatactcatcaggatggtacttttgttcgagatgagtcgagagatttatat gagagggctacatctctcattgcggagcatgacgacgagtccgcagcatctacgcagcagagccatatcgaggccgaggtgttcacagagttgatgggaccagagcgctacggccgagtgaggggttatggagtaggagtcacccccactcagttatctgaggttagtagatatacgcagcatgctgcagcagatgctcaggattcacgcgttcgcagacttgaggcagagatacaggagattagacagagtcgtgccgctgagatggaggagatgcgacagagccgtgccgagatgcaggccatgaggggacagattgatcaccttacatctttattagagatgtatggttcatctcag gctcctggcacatcaggcacccgtcgagatagcggcacgtcacgtggagacaacgacgaccatccacctgcagattga